One window of Daphnia carinata strain CSIRO-1 chromosome 7, CSIRO_AGI_Dcar_HiC_V3, whole genome shotgun sequence genomic DNA carries:
- the LOC130695569 gene encoding ionotropic receptor 93a-like — protein sequence MDYTSSFLWVDGLNIVVPRPGEESRLFAFTRPFQPTVWLWIFVAMIFIVGGMTLFTWHYYCCGLVNEISDVNSDHQHHERIKSNGQNMLSYFSSSVIYVINTMTNQGCKEAFGRHSFRILVGFWLLGAMVLVNSYAGIVISSLTVPKMKPPIETLEDLAASKDVSLIIRHDVSIGEQILKATNGIYKILGDKVRSHPNQILGDPFRVNAMLETGKYGYPFVRAFNDWFVALQYKKDGHCRFHSSKTLSVPLGYYSWLVKKGNPNARIFSKGIMNLWETGLIFFWGNRAIGVARAGECFDGKRQKSEAKQISIRLADLTSAFVILGIGLGLALLCFSLEQIKSIKKFDLFNCKQ from the exons ATGGATTATACATCTTCGTTTCTGTGGGTCGATGGGCTCAATATCGTCGTTCCTAGACCGGGAGAAGAAAGTCGACTATTCGCATTCACCAGACCCTTTCAACCGACC GTTTGGCTTTGGATTTTTGTTGCTATGATTTTCATAGTGGGAGGCATGACACTCTTTACTTGGCACTACTACTGTTGTGGTCTCGTTAACGAAATATCTGACGTGAATAGCGACCATCAACATCACGAGCGAATTAAATCGAATGGACAAAATATGTTAAGCTATTTTAGTTCCAGTGTGATTTACGTCATCAATACTATGACAAATCAAG GATGTAAGGAAGCATTTGGCCGCCATTCCTTCCGAATCCTCGTCGGTTTTTGGCTTTTGGGTGCCATGGTTTTGGTGAATTCGTATGCAGGTATTGTTATCTCATCGTTAACCGTGCCCAAAATGAAGCCACCGATTGAAACGTTAGAAGATTTAGCGGCCAGCAAAGATGTTAGTCTCATCATTCGACACGACGTGTCCATCGGAGAACAAATTCTG AAAGCAACGAATGGAATTTACAAGATTCTCGGAGATAAAGTTCGTTCTCATCCCAATCAAATTCTTGGCGATCCATTTAGAGTAAACGCGATGCTGGAAACTGGAAAATATGGTTATCCTTTT gTCAGAGCGTTCAACGATTGGTTCGTTGCGCTGCAATACAAGAAAGACGGTCACTGTCGTTTTCATTCATCAAAAACATTGTCTGTTCCGCTTGGATATTATTCGTGGCTCGTGAAAAAAGGCAATCCCAACGCGCGAATATTTAGCAAAGg GATAATGAATTTGTGGGAGACTGGACTTATATTTTTCTGGGGAAATAGAGCAATCGGAGTGGCAAGGGCAGGCGAATGTTTCGATGGCAAACGTCAAAAATCTGAAGCTAAACAAATTTCTATTCGTTTAGCTGATTTGACGAGCGCGTTTGTTATTCTTGGCATCGGACTCGGTTTAGCGCTACTTTGCTTCTCGTTAGAACAAATCAAATCGATCAAGAAGTTTGATCTTTTTAACTGCAAACAGTAA
- the LOC130695578 gene encoding protein lifeguard 1-like produces MLDSRSYNSFPLASNETQDENHAFSPGVIDNSFSFSEKAIRMAFIRKVYAILMVQLTVTMGCIAVFVFVQPIACYSKTHPQLMIGALVMSIVLLITLVCYSDFRRRWPLNFIMLGSFTLCEGFLLGTLSSHYETKEVLIAAGICTAVCLALTLFSIQTKWDFTAMGGILLALVVVLLIAGIFAIFMRGQIAQLIYASLGALVFSAYLVFDTQLMLGGKHKYSISPEEYIFAALNLYLDIVNIFIYILAIFGGSK; encoded by the exons atGTTGGATTCAAGATCATACAACTCATTTCCATTAGCAAGTAATGAAACGCAGGATGAAAATCACGCATTTTCACCTGGTGTTATTGACAATTCCTTCAgtttttcagaaaaagccattcgTATGGCATTTATAAG AAAGGTGTATGCCATCCTAATGGTGCAACTAACTGTCACGATGGGTTGCATTGCCGTGTTTGTATTTGTTCAACCCATCGCCTGTTACTCAAAAACGCATCCGCAATTGATGATAGGCGCTTTGGTTATGTCCATCGTCCTGTTAATCACTTTGGTATGCTACAGCGATTTTAGACGACGATGGCCTTTGAATTTTATTATGCTCGGATCCTTCACGTTATGCGAAGGCTTTTTACTCGGCACTTTATCGTCGCATTACGAA ACCAAAGAAGTGCTCATAGCTGCGGGTATTTGCACAGCTGTTTGTTTAGCTCTGACTCTCTTCTCTATCCAGACCAAATGGGATTTCACGGCGATGGGAGGAATCCTGTTAGCGTTAGTCGTTGTCTTGTTGATTGCAGGCATCTTTGCAATTTTCATGCGCGGACAAATCGCGCAATTAATTTACGCTTCTTTAGGAGCATTAGTTTTCAGTGCGTATTTAGTCTTCGATACCCAGTTGATGCTCGGCGGCAAACACAAGTACTCCATCTCTCCCGAGGAGTACATCTTTGCTGCACTCAATCTTTATTTGGATATTGTTAACATTTTTATCTACATTTTGGCTATATTCGGCGGCTCTAAATAA